The Parambassis ranga chromosome 13, fParRan2.1, whole genome shotgun sequence genome contains the following window.
AACAAATGAAAGGCTTTCTGTGCCTGTCAGATACTTTAGACATGAGGAAATGTtattttcccccctctctctctaaagTGTCTACACATAATTACATTCCAAATATATCCTTCTAACTATTCCCATGAGGGTGGAATGAGAGATGTGAGGAGTTAATCAATGTTCCTCTGGCATCAATCGGTTGTTTCCATTAGTTCACGGTCTGTAAGTCGCTCTGTAAATGATTGAAGCTGATGGCCAAGCAGACAGTGACATCACTCCCTAAATTACAGAGTGGGTGGTGTCAGTTTGGATGAAAGGAAGGAAGGTGAGGGTTTGACATCTGGATTAAAATGTAGTTTAGCAGAGTGGGTGTAAAGATGATGAGACAACAGACTATTAGAGATGACAGTGAATCAATTTTAGAATAACAATCAGCCAATGATACCCAGACACAGTACCAGAGCACAGCAACAACTTTACAGATGATGAAATTAAGATTCCTCTGGCTGAGCACCACTGACCAACCACAAACAATAACTCCTTTTCCACCATTTATTTATTAGAGTTGGAACCTGACATATTTCTCTTTTAAAGACTTACAGggttatagttatatatatatatatggcatggcaataaacatgattctgattctgattctgattctgatatatattatataaaagaTCCCCGcactgcattttattttattttaattatgtcACAGATATTTAAATAGTCTAAATAACATTAGCtttcaaaacacacaatgtgtacAGTGTGAGAGTAAAGATACAAATGGAGTCTAAGAaagttaaaatatatatatttttttgttttctcagtgTTTGTAATAATGTattgtccagcagggggcattGTTGAATCACTGTTTAATTGCAAAACAGAGCAAGTCAGGTCAGTATCTAGTGGCGATTTCCAGGACTGAGAAATGTAAAACCATCAGGCCAAAGTGGAAGTGTCTTCAAAATGGAATAAAAAATACTCTAGTCAGCATAATTGAAAAGCTAGATTGCTTAACCAAAAATAATGACAGGGTTAATAGTGTCAGTGAAGAAGGacttatttacacatttcccaGAGTGTATAGCGCCATGTTGTCCTGTGGAGATGGTGATGTCATTGAGCTGGTTCATATAAAAGGACTAGGGTTATggtcaaaactagggttagggttagggttagaattaggaaggtcacagagctgggGTTCAAAgtcggaaatgtctcacttgaggctctatgtctcatgACAACCGAGAACCTAATtttgaccctaaccctaatgcagagctggGGTTAGCATCTCAGCCGTCATGAGGCATAGAGCCTCAATTTAACTGGAGTAAGTTAAGGTTTTTAGTGATGTTAGGacatttttgtttctgctttatatttctgtctgtctgaaggTGAAAGTATAACCTTCTGACCTGATGGCTATCATCCAGCTTTAGTGTCTGCTGTTCGTACATCACACACTCAGCATTAATTCACAGCTATCAGGGTGATCTAGACTAATTACAACAAACCTCTTCATTACAGAAGCCAGTGTTGGGTGAAGACCAGGGCTAATGGGCTGTCTGTCTCTTTATTGTCTAAAACTCAGGACTCTTAGCTAAATTTGAGTGTCTTTTAGCTGTTGCATTTGTCGTTGCATTATGATTTGAGGTTTATCTTTGAAGGTCATAGGAATAGGGCATAAATTCACCTTAGTGCTACTGCTTAATCTCTAGTGGTTCAGAAGAAGTTTTGTCTTTTGAATCACAAGAATAAGggatgaaaatggaaaaaatattGAGCTTGAGTGAGGCAGAGATGGAGTTTGAACTTTTCCCACACAGCTCCCAGCTAGGACCAACAGGGTCAGAAGGAAGAGGCCAGATCCCCTGAGTAAAACAGTTTTCCTTGGTTTACTTGTCTCTGCTCTTCTCCTGACATtagacttcctcctcctctgttaaCACCATCTCCATTTGAAgttaacacataaacacaggtcAGGAAATAATAAACAGCCCAGGgatttgtgtttgatgtgatgaTGTAATATTATATATCATCACTGTATCATTATGATTGTATAAATTAATgcacaataaaaaatgtgtatttttttactgCGGTCACTGAGTGTGTTCTCTTACTCGGCAGATGTCTAACATAAAGCAGGATATTTTTAGAGTCAGCATTGGGAACAGTGTTGAAGCATCTAAAGTTGTACCACAAGCCTCTGATAAATCGTCATGTGTTTGTAAAAGTGGCCCCAGCTGACCATTAGGGGCCCTCCTCTCCTCTAACCCTGCaacctctctgctgcagcatgtgttcgcacacactaacacacaaagCAGCCCCTTCATCTTCACAGAGGAAAGGCAAGAACATGAAAGGCGAACTATCTCTAGACTTAACTCAGATGCATCTACAAGAAAAGGAATCTGTAAACTTTTACAGAGGCTGATGGCCGGCCGGGTAAAAAGGGAGGAGAAGATgtattgtatatatttatattattgaaAGGTTTATTATACTAGCACTACATAGACAGACAACAAGCAGTGTTGATAGCAGACACTGGGTTTGTTagatgagaggggaggagaggaggtggaggtggtgtgaGGAAGTGGGGGagacaataaaatacaatttaaaataGACTTTGGTGAGGGTGTTACTGACATTGTCCACATGATAGTGGTGGAACTTCATGGGAGAAAGTATCCGGACTGGATTCCATATTTTTGAGAGGTGGCGGCTAAGCTCTGTTTAGAGATGATTTcttttccctctcctctcttctcaccAGTCATTAGAAATACAAGCAGTTGGCTTCAACTAGATGGCTTCATATATATTCTTCCCTATAGAGCCCCCTGGTCACCTCAGAGTTACAactcattttaaatatttaaaaaaaaattagcaCTGACACATTTATTCTATTAATTGTTTGGTTAATTGGAATGTTTTCAGACACAACAATGAAGTAATAAGTATGCTACTAAATAGTAGCTTTAACAACTGTGATACATGTATCTCATAAGGATTACGTGTTTGGGCGGATGAAAACACTCAAAACACAGTTTCAGTAATTCTTTTTATTACTAACAAAAGACTGGCCACTGGTATGTGTTAGccatcacattttaaaaatgcaacttACATTCATGTCTTCAAATAACACAGGTCAAATGTGCTGCAGGTAGCTACAGATGATGGTCCTGTGACCTGTTTTCAGTCCACTGCACTCTTTACTTAGGAATGCCATTAGATATACCTGAGAGGAGTAGTCTATGGTGACTACAGTCTCTAGAAATCATTTACATCTTCATCAAAAAACCAATACTCACCCCACTTCCCTTAATGATATCTAGGTAATGtagtacaaaacaaaacaaaaatgcagaaatattcttttttttctcaaatcatacaaaagtttctgaaagaaaaaggcTTTATGTAACCATTGGTCAGATGGCACGTTCTTCTTCACACCCagataatcaataataattcaATAAGAGATGTCCTGTAAACTTTAAACACTGATCAAAACAACCACTTCAGCTTAGATGACAACTAATGAGAGAATCTAAATTACACCATAAGTTTATGGTCCTTTTTGGAACATAAATAAATTTTATTACAATGTAAGCAGAAAGGGGAAACTATAGATTATATGTTGGTGACAACTGTAACAAACCTCTGATGGAAGACTGGAAATAGCTTTATCAATAGATCAGGCAAATAAGATAAAGCTGAATTTTATGAGGCCTGACTGAAAAATAGATACTTTCCtaaactacagaaaaaaaactgcatgttAAGAGTGAAAACGCAGGGTCAGTGGTCATCGTTTACTGTTACACATACAGCAACCTTACATACAGCCTGTGTGAAATCATTTCAGGCAGTAAAGCATAGTGTTAACTTTCTTCCTAAACAGCTTGGCCCACTGAAAGCACAACATTTTAAGACATTAATGGTGGTAAACATTTCAGCATCAGGGAGGGCACTGATGGATTACAATGCCAACAACACCTGAGAATTAACGTGGCAATACTGGAATAATTAAACAGACGCAGCTTAGTGTCAAAACAGAGACTGAAGCCCCAAATCCAGACTACTGTGAGGCTGTCATAAACACTGAGTATGATGTACTGCTGACACTATTATCCCAAAATGCATGAGGACAAAGGAAAGGCAAAGACTGCTTACAgctgccaaaaaaaataaaactgtctgGCTGGTGGTTCTGTCTCTCTAAGTGTATTTAGTAGAAGTTTGGTattgtgtctttttatttttagcttttaACTGCAAACAGCATACTATGAAGGTTAGTACGGTAACTAGCCAATTCAGCAAATAATGAGTATATTGGAATTGGGACACGGTATGAGTTTTCTTTAATATGTCTCTACTGCTCGCTACACACCTGCAATTCTGGAGTCAATTCTGTAGTTTTTATTGTCAATAAGTCCCATTAATCtcactgctgtttttaaaaacagtgcCTAAAATATATAAGAGGAAGTATAACTTCAGTGTGGATGAACAGGTCTGAGGCTCAGAGCTAAAGTCAAGGTAGAGGGAGCAGTGGTACTTTTAGTGTTGTTTGGGGATTATGTTGGCAGCCAATACAAAAAAATCACCAGACTTGATTTAAGAGGGAGTAAAAGTTCAGATACTGACAGGCTGTTTCTTCTCAAAGATACACATCCATGGTGTTAAAGATCATGTGACGACAGAGAGGGCAGTTCTGTTGGTATATAGGCTGACTCAAAAGGATATTTGTACAGTCTCTACATAAGCAGAGATGCCTGCATGGCAGCAGCACCACTGTCTTAGTACAATCCTGGCAGATCACACActtcttcctgtcctcctgctccttcagcagagTGAGCAGGTTCTCAGCAGACAGATTTTTACTGCCTTTGCCGGTGGAAGACTGCTGTTTCAGTGGTCTGTCTGTGCTTGATGAGGGCAAAACTAAATCCTGTAGTTCCCTTTGAGCTCCATCTCCTGCTCTTCCATCTGGTGGATCCCGCCTCCCGTCTCCAGGGTGCCCGTCACCTCTCACTCTGTTGCTGTTGTCCCAGTGAAACTGTGTCCGCAGTAATAGTGACAGCTGGCTGCTATGCCGAGACAGCTGCTGCCAAAGTCTTCTCTCCACCAGGTACAGGTGATGGAACATTCTTTCCATGTGTTGCATGTTACTGCGCAGAAAATGTGGCGATCTCCACAAATATGTCACAAGGCATTGAAGGGCCAAATACAGTTTACGCAGGACAGGAAAAGAGTTCAGGTAATCTATAATTCTCACAGTTGCCTGTCGGGTGAATCCAGGGTTCAGGTAGGCGGTGGTTGTCAGAGCAATAGTGACAGTAAGCAGAAAGCCATAAATGTTCAGTATAAAGATGCTTATGAACATATGCACCAGTGAAATCAGGAAGTCTAAAACCAGTTTACATGGTGACCACAGGAAAGCTGATGTACCAACCAGACTGCTGTACAGGAAGGTGAAGGAAGTCAGTGTGAGCTCCAGCACCTTCTGCAGTGGGCTGGAGACCGTTTGCCACACACCAACCAGTCCCAGGTAAATATTCTGAGTGGCAATTAGTGCAAAGTTTACCACTGTGTTGGTGAAATAGACCACCAGGCTGAGGGCAATCCCACAACCCTCCACCAATGACAGCAGACCTCGATAGAGTTGTTCCTTCCCCCGTAGAAGGACGTGCATGGACAGGTAACCCACCATCTTCAGGCTCTCCAGCAGGCCCTCCAGAGCCAGCACCAAGCTCCCCAGCACCGTGACTGTACTTTGGGCGATGTTTGATGTTGCCTCTGCCATGGACATCGTGCAAAACACGAGGCAGTTCCCCAGCTCCAGGACAGAGTTGAGGAGGAGATTGGGCAGGTTGGTTATAAATGTTATAACCGCCAGCAGCGTCGTCATCACGGTGTGGACGATGACAAAATTCAGGTCCAGCAGTAAGCAGAGAGCGTCCAAGCATTTTCCTACAGTGGAGATCACAACGTTCACCAAACCCATGGTAATATATCCTCAGCGTAACGCTGTTTACTCCTCGGTGCTCTCAGCTTGTGTCCACGTTAAGAGTCCATCTCTTATGTTAGTAGTTCAATGTGAGATACTGAACGTTACATCTTCCTGAAGTCACCACCTCGTTCTTCGATGGAATAGTAGATCAACCTCCATGTCTCCGGTTCCTGTTTTCTTCATATTTGTTATCAACGACTAGATAAGAGGACACGCGTTACAGGCGGACCTTCGTGTTCAAACGAGAGGGAGATACTTCCGTTTATTTTCCGACTTTTAATGGTCTTCTCTGTTCAGCATTGGCCAGCAAACGTATTATTAGTTAAACGGCAACTTTTCACTGCACGTATTTAGCGATATTGACGGTTAAAGTCGAGAGAAACGCATAGAAAAGCCTGTAGTGTGTTTATCGTTGTCTCTTCAGCCGCCATATTTGTTTTGGTCAGCTGACCTCTGTTCATCCGCCCAGTGAGTTTGCGCAACACAGAGCCGTTCATGATGTCAtgtttcttcttcgtcttcttcttctttaaatatAAAATCATGTGCAATATAAATGCATACATACAGGAAGTCCTATATTTACAGTGATGTGTCCAAAGAAACAGctgattaaaggtagggtaggagattttgaaaactcagtgagagtctgccagattttgaaagtaaacacacgcccctttctctcggagctcaccccgaagccacgcctcccaaccagtctgtgacttcggccatcatgcaggtacctctctgatgcgcgcagagcaggaagcgaaactgccgaactaatcggttgctatcggataataaagagaagttacactaatttaacaaaaagtgcatcagaatgaaatctcctcccctaccttttTTATACTTAATTTTTATTGGgaatgttttcacacacacacacacaaaaagaaacaacagcacagcacaaaagCGGATCATGACCAGGGACTTCAAATCATCAGACATTGAATAAGGCGCATGCCACCTTTTCCCTTACTAATGgttaatgttttatatttaattcttgttttttccccttccaaATAAAGCGTGAGATTTGCTTGTATAATGTTTATCTCACAGAGAACAATCCGGGTCAACTTAaactttttttcaaaaaattatagttgttcaaatattaagcaatttcggcgTCATttgtaacatgggagtctatgagagagcccttcaacgagggtcatctgccaaatgtatcttctACAAATTTCaggctacagactccattttagtcttaaaacactcattagatgctgctttATCAAACttttattcagaattttctaattccaaattgtttccgcacgccaggctctcaaagctggagtggtttttgaggtctgctgttaccatggtgacaggctgactcACAGAGGCATataaagctctgaattgctctgattctccagcaattcagagcaatctttcacatcagcattcaaaacaatgcttcagctgcagcaatcaaacttgcattttcttcaggaaatacCCTTTTCTAGTTTGTCATGTAATGTTGTCTGAAGTGATGgaaaccactgtgtgtgtgagagagagagagagagatggggggggggggggtctgtgaGTTTTCCAGTTTTCAGTTGTCTTTACTCAGTTTTACATTTGTTAGGATATACCATTACATCACCCACTTCAATTacaatgaaacaaaacagctttgCAATCCTGAACAATATCAACAGCATTTCCTTCCTTGCCTTGTGCTTCATCCTCCCCATCTGAGCTGTTCAGAGACTGAGTCTGATACGATCATGGGAAATCCTGTTCTAAACTCTTGGATTCTTGACAAACAGCATTTGTTTAAGCATTTAATGATGCAACAGGGATACGCAGGAACAGTGCAAGAAGCTGTAAAGAGATCTTGCACATTACTTACAGGCAGAGAAATTGAGGACCTGCTCCTTTTATGGTAGCCATAACCTTCCCTTCTGTCCAATAGCAGGCCAGATGCCGGCCCTCTTTTGTTTTTGAGTCAACCAAATCCTTCCTCTGTAAAAGATGAGAAGTTTCAAAAGGCGCCAGAAGCTTTTCTAAGTTTCTCTAATGATGATGTCAGATTTTTAGCTCCAGAGTTTTAAGGGGTTCAGGAGAAATAAGCTCCAGTCAAACTTCCCTCTACTGAATGAGGACTCGTCTAAGAAGAAATGTCAAATATAAAGAAGGGAAACTGTCATGGAAACCATacacaggaagacacagagacaacagCACCAGGTGACATGGTGTCTACAAAGAGCTGAGGGCTCATGGATGACTAATTTGTAACAATTAGGCTTCTCACCCCTGTGACActtccacctctttgtctgttgTTCCACTTCCCAGAAATGACTCTTAACAGCATTGCATTGCTAAAAATAAGTTGGCGATGCATTTTTtcttatccccccccccccaaaaaaaagatgtatagctagatatagatatatctacATATGATAGTTATTGTTAAAGGAATGCTCCACCAAGTAGGCCTATTACTCTTGATTCAACATAGCTGCTTGTTGGACAGTTGGCTGACTGTTCATGCGCTTTCTTAATAATCTTGAGAATCTTTGTAGCTGTGGCTTTAAGCTAAGTGTTGTGTTCCCACATGGTGTGGTTTATTTTGGTGTTCAGTGATTACTTTGTCTGCCAGCCAATACACtagaaacaaataaataaataaatacatttacaatctgtgtctgtgttttacagaGAGAGGGCAGGGGGTAGGCAGCAGACTAGAAGCCTCTCTGGGAAAACACAAACTCTAAACAGCAGAAATCACTGGAGTGCAGACTGGTTGAGACCCAGAGCAGGACCCCACATTCCTCTGTAACCCTCCGCCTCGAGTCTGCTGTCTCTGCCGTTCATGGGGTGGACAAGAGAGAGGCAATCAcagaaaactgaacaaaaaGGTGAGACAAAAGTGGCAGTGATGATTTTTCTTATGTGACTCAGACAGATATGAAAAGGATGACTCAGACTGTGGAGGTCCCTCAGCGTGACATTCCTGGTCTTTGAGTTGTCTTCTCAGGACCTCGTCTGTGCATCTGCAGGATGTCCACTGgtctgcaggcagcagcagcagcagcagcagcttcctgttgcATGACTCATTTATCTGCTTCTGCTCTTAAACTCACTGAAGTCCTTTGTGAAATCATGCAAgtgacatttctttttattgtgAATAAATCTCGTAATTCCTTTCAATAACTTGGTGAAGTGCCAAACAGCCAGATCTGGTTCCCAGAGCTTACTGTCCTCtggtcaaaaaaacaaaacaaaaaaacaagaaaacaaggaAAATTTATAGTGAATTAAAACACATCTAAAACTTACTCTTATGTTATCAGTTTATCCATTAAttcctttatttacaaaatgtcAGAAAGTAATTGATATTCtaataacacaacaataacaatagcATAACAAACAATCAAGGAACAAAAATGGTGTAAGatcacatttctgtttatcAGCAAGTACACAAAAGTAGGGTGGGCCCATAGGGGAGGGGACAACATCTTCCTAAATTTAAACATGTCCTGAAAGAAACCCCCTGTCCAGACTGATCCTAGTCAGCACACAGGAGATCCAGGATGTGTCCGTGCAGTTATCCACAATAAACAGACCAAGCTGTCCGCTCACTGGGTCTTGAAGCTCACTGGGCCTTGTGAGGAATGGATTCAGCTCAACATGTTCAGCAAATCCTGCAAGATTTTCCCAGTAAAAAAAGTGTTGAGCAGTGTTGAGAGGTGTGATGAGGTGATGGCCTCTGTTTTCTGgtgattttgttttaataactTGCTCTGTGTGAAATTCTTTGCATCATCTTATTGTCTCTGCTTGTTAACAGTGAAATCTTCTCAGACTGAAAGACTAAAGAAACATGTCAGTGGGTGGATTTATTGTGATTAATGCCACTGTATATAATCCACATATAATCACCATGGAGAAGCAATTTCAGTTCTTGGCTCATGTAGTTATCAAAGTGTCCCTTTGTCGTGATCCCTGTTGTTATGACGGAGTTTAGCAGAAATTCAAATTTCTCTCCCACTCTCCCCCTGAGCCCCCTCACCATACCAGCGTCCTATGAAAAGCCCCTCATCCTCTGGAGCTCCTCGGACAATAGCTTCCTGTCATGATGGGCAGACTACCCCCAAAACAACTTGCTCTTGGGTCTGGCCTCAGCAGCTTGGAAAGAATgacttcttttcctctctttccttccttcagGCTTTCCTTAGTCCATGAGCACAGCACTGTGAGCCCTGGTGAGATAAACAGAAGCTGAATATATTCATCAATcactgaggggggggggcacggtGAGGACACGCAAGTCGTCAGGAGTGGAAATCTTCAAGGAACCGGGTTTAAAAGTCaaatataatgtaaaaaaagcGCAAACACTTGAGTTGAAGCTATTGCTTAGTGTTCAAACTTAGCACAATGACCATCATAACAGTGAGCATGGTGACTCCAAAGATAAAATCCACCAACTAGCATCTCTAAAATCTCAAAACGATGTATATGTTTGTGGGATTTTTGACCAGTGATCAGTGATTTATTTCACAGCTCCTTCATAAAACTGCAATGTGCCAtgtgattaaataaaaatatatcttTTATTAAGGTGCTATATGGAAGATTTGTTCCAACAGATCTGTGGAAGATTTTTCCTATTGTTGCAGTATTTGTGCTGACTGTTGTCTTTATATTTAATGGACAGTGTATTCCTTAATTGTGAAACAGTTCTTTTAAATAAACTATCTGCTACTTTCATTTAGCTATTACCACAAAAATAAATGGTATAATTTTTAGGGTTTCATGTTACAGTGAATAGCCGGTTGAAAAATCCCCTTACAATGATTTCAGGGCCTTCCAGCCTCACAGTCTCTGGGAACTCGGTGGGGGAGAGGACGCTGcttttcctgcttctgtttgcCTCATTCCCAAACCCAGCCGCCCCCTGATATTCCCAAACGCCCTGTCCAGGATGTATCATATTAAATAAAGGGTGAAGAGGGGACATTCTTGCAATTTGTCCGCAAGGaattttaaggaaaaaaaaagaaagaaaaagatttctcccatttttatattatttagtCACTGTGCCACACCCAAGCTGGCATCCCTGAAGATTTAATCTGACCCTGAGTGGCAGAACAATGTAGCTGTTTTGAGAACAGTTAGTTCTCTTCTATCAATGTACAACATAAGGGCTGAACCTCACCATAAAGGAAGCCAAGGCATAAACACGATCTACTTTACATTAGGTCTGTAAAAAGCAGGAAATAACATGTGTTGGTGGAGCATGTTTGTAGGTTCTGGTATCTGGTGGTTTCAaccctttatttaaaaaaaaaaaacccagctgAACTACAtgagttttctctgcacatTGTAAAGGTCAAACAATTGCAATTGTTTCTTACTCTGGGCAGCGAAACAGCAATCCAGAAAGGATGTTGTGTTAAGTTTCCAGTTTACACATCAGAGCATtcagaaagggagggaggggtgtgtTAACGCCTTTACTTATAATGTTAATTTTCt
Protein-coding sequences here:
- the rnf26 gene encoding E3 ubiquitin-protein ligase RNF26, producing the protein MGLVNVVISTVGKCLDALCLLLDLNFVIVHTVMTTLLAVITFITNLPNLLLNSVLELGNCLVFCTMSMAEATSNIAQSTVTVLGSLVLALEGLLESLKMVGYLSMHVLLRGKEQLYRGLLSLVEGCGIALSLVVYFTNTVVNFALIATQNIYLGLVGVWQTVSSPLQKVLELTLTSFTFLYSSLVGTSAFLWSPCKLVLDFLISLVHMFISIFILNIYGFLLTVTIALTTTAYLNPGFTRQATVRIIDYLNSFPVLRKLYLALQCLVTYLWRSPHFLRSNMQHMERMFHHLYLVERRLWQQLSRHSSQLSLLLRTQFHWDNSNRVRGDGHPGDGRRDPPDGRAGDGAQRELQDLVLPSSSTDRPLKQQSSTGKGSKNLSAENLLTLLKEQEDRKKCVICQDCTKTVVLLPCRHLCLCRDCTNILLSQPIYQQNCPLCRHMIFNTMDVYL